ggtgatggtgatggtaatggtgatgaagatgatggtgatgatgatcgTTTTAGTGATGGTAatggtgatgaaggtgatggtgatgaagttgatggttatggtgatggtgatgatggtgatggtggtgatggttatggtgatggtgatggtgatggtgatgatggtgatggttatggtgatggtgatggtgatgatggtgatggtgatggtggtgatggttatggtgatggtgatgaagttgatggtgatggtgatgatggtgatggttatggtgatggtgatggtgatgatgacgttgatggtgatggtgatgatggtgatggtgatggtgatgatgacgttgatggtgatggtgatgatggtgatggttatggtgatggtgatggtgatgacgcGCTCCTCCCACAGGAAGCCCTGGTGACCGGCTCTTTCGACCTTCAAGACATCCTGTTCTATGGCGGCTGCGGCTTCAGCATCCTGCGCTGCATGAGCTTCGCCTTGGAGAACTGCGAGAGGAAGGACGGCAGCTACACGTTCTGCGACCTGCTGCGATACAACTTCTacctccccttcttcttcttcggtccCATCATGACGTTCGACGGGTTCCATGcccaggtggggggggggggtatgaaacatgaaatatgaGTACAAGTGGGAAAACGTGCAGCAGCCCCTTCTGAAATGTGACGGTATCACTCATGAGTGCATATTGCAGTGGAAGAGTCCTTGAGGATAATCGATGTAACGCCCACTCAGAATGCCGAGTGATTATGTAACTCGATTTAGAGCCACGGGAGGAGACGGAAAACTTACTTTCATGCACATGTCCGCTTTGATTTGAAAAGACTTTCCCCACACGGacgtattttatttaaattctgtGAATGTCTTTTTAATCGAGTGTATGCTCccaatcctttaaaaaatatatatacatatatacatggtTCTTATCACTGTTGCTGAGATGCTGGGGCAGGGTCGTATCGCTCTACCAAACAGTGATGGCGTTCCACAGGTGAACAACACCCAGCTGACCCGCAAGGACAGGGAGCTGTGGAACATCACCACCAAGGCCTTGAGGCACCTGGGGGTCATCCTGGTGGTCGACGTCTTCTTCCACTACCTCTACATCTTGACAATCCCGAGCGACATGAAGCTGGTCTCCAAGCTTAGTGACTGGAGTCTGGGTGAGCTCGAGATATACGGTGTCTCACGTTGACTCCGTCTTGTTGATATCGTAGAGGCTATATTAATGTTACCGCCCACGACCGTGAATGCTTTGTTTCCACGTGTTCATTCGCAGCCGGTCTGGCGTACTCCAACCTGGTGTACGACTGGGTGAAAGCAGCCGTGATGTTCGGCGTCATCAACACGGTGGCGAcgctggaccacctggaccccCCCCAGCCTCCCAAGTGCATCACCATGCTCTACGTCTTCTCTGAGACGTACGTGGGATTCACACGAGTGCCGTTTTCATAAATCCTCACGTGGACCCTCGATGGCCACACTGAAACGTTGATAATGGAGtaaacttttctcctttttttcaggCACTTTGACAGAGGCATCAATGACTGGCTGTGCAAGTGAGTGTTTAGTTTACAATGACAGAACCGGCATGGTGTATATAGGGAAGAGAGATGTTGTGCCTTCATCAGGCTGAAGTGGAGTCGTAACTTTTGCAGGTATGTTTACGACTACATCGGCGGGGATCACAACAAAATCTTCAAGGAGCTCCTGGCGACCTTCTGCACCTTCGCCATCACCACCTTGTGGCTGGGCCCGTGTGAGCTGGTTTACATCTGGTCCTTCTTCAACTGCTTCGGCCTCAACTTTGAGCTGTGGGTGGCCAAGTTGTTCTCCCTTCCGCCATTGTCTACCATAGAGGTGAGACACATGCAGAttcaatacacaatacaatacagtacgttcaaaagtttggggtcatccagacaatttcgtgtcttccatgaaaactcccttatatttatcaaatgaattgaaaattgaatagaaaatatagtcaagacattgacaaggttagaaataatgattaatatttgaagtattaattttgttcttcaaacttcaagctcaaaggaaggccagttgtatagcttatatcaccagcataactgttttcagatgtgctaacataattgcacaagggttttctaatcatccattagtcttctaaggcgattagcaaacacaatgtaccatgagaacactggagtgatagttgatggaaatgggcctctatacacctatggagatatttcattagaaaccagacgtttccacctagaatagtcatttaccacattaacaatatatagtgtgtatttttgattaatgttatctttattgaaaaaacagtgcttttctttgaaaaataaagacatttctaagtgaccccaaacttttgaacggtagtgtataaatgGAGTTATGCCCTGCGTGTCATTCGGTGCCATTATCCTGAACGCGCCTACGTCCGTCCGTAGGGGGTAATGGGTGAAGCCATGTCACGCAGGATCCGGGGGGTGTTCAACGCTGCCAACTTCTGGACCATCGTCCTCTACAACGTGCTCGCCCTGAACAGTTTGGAGTTCGCCAAGCTGGTGGGAAGACGACTGATTTTCAAAGGTGGGGAACAAAAACGGTTTATTATGTCAAAATGTAAAGTAAGGCTTCAAGAGAATCTCCACGGGCGACGTCTTCTAAGGCCACAGCACTAAAACGTCTGCGTTCCTTTAACGCCGtactttcatcttcttcttctcgcccctctttgtgtgtctcGTCCAGGTTTCCCTCTGTCCACCCTCTCCGTGTTATTTGTGACCTACTGCGGCGTGCAGCTGGTGAAGGAAAGGGAGAGACGGCAAGCCCTCCTGGACGACCCGGAGCCGGCGAAGGCCGTGGACGAGGGCAAAGAAAAGGCCGAATAAACCCGACAGAAAGCAAACGGACCGTCACAGACTTCACGGTCGACAGTCAGCACCTGTGTTATTCACACGCCtgtgtcttcttctctttctgtttttgCCTTTTTGTTTGTCAGAAGCGAGGCAATATTTTGAACTCGGAAATGTCCTCAAGTGCACTTGCTGTAGATAATCGCCGCGCCCTTTGGCACAA
This portion of the Pseudoliparis swirei isolate HS2019 ecotype Mariana Trench chromosome 8, NWPU_hadal_v1, whole genome shotgun sequence genome encodes:
- the hhatla gene encoding hedgehog acyltransferase like, a isoform X2 → MGVKAALPRFELYLYTAVLAGALVWAGSWISEASSENINRKAFKESVKPGWHYFGRKMDAADFEWMMWFSTFRNHILFALMGHVIFAKIFTLVAPKHRSMIFGVYGGLAVLTTMGWTFMALVLSHCVVLYSVAMVKKKWLCFVAGLTTLASIKLEPYNSWQEALVTGSFDLQDILFYGGCGFSILRCMSFALENCERKDGSYTFCDLLRYNFYLPFFFFGPIMTFDGFHAQVNNTQLTRKDRELWNITTKALRHLGVILVVDVFFHYLYILTIPSDMKLVSKLSDWSLAGLAYSNLVYDWVKAAVMFGVINTVATLDHLDPPQPPKCITMLYVFSETHFDRGINDWLCKYVYDYIGGDHNKIFKELLATFCTFAITTLWLGPCELVYIWSFFNCFGLNFELWVAKLFSLPPLSTIEGVMGEAMSRRIRGVFNAANFWTIVLYNVLALNSLEFAKLVGRRLIFKGFPLSTLSVLFVTYCGVQLVKERERRQALLDDPEPAKAVDEGKEKAE
- the hhatla gene encoding hedgehog acyltransferase like, a isoform X1, which encodes MGVKAALPRFELYLYTAVLAGALVWAGSWISEASSENINRKAFKESVKPGWHYFGRKMDAADFEWMMWFSTFRNHILFALMGHVIFAKIFTLVAPKMSIDGCKHRSMIFGVYGGLAVLTTMGWTFMALVLSHCVVLYSVAMVKKKWLCFVAGLTTLASIKLEPYNSWQEALVTGSFDLQDILFYGGCGFSILRCMSFALENCERKDGSYTFCDLLRYNFYLPFFFFGPIMTFDGFHAQVNNTQLTRKDRELWNITTKALRHLGVILVVDVFFHYLYILTIPSDMKLVSKLSDWSLAGLAYSNLVYDWVKAAVMFGVINTVATLDHLDPPQPPKCITMLYVFSETHFDRGINDWLCKYVYDYIGGDHNKIFKELLATFCTFAITTLWLGPCELVYIWSFFNCFGLNFELWVAKLFSLPPLSTIEGVMGEAMSRRIRGVFNAANFWTIVLYNVLALNSLEFAKLVGRRLIFKGFPLSTLSVLFVTYCGVQLVKERERRQALLDDPEPAKAVDEGKEKAE
- the hhatla gene encoding hedgehog acyltransferase like, a isoform X3, with amino-acid sequence MDVRSMIFGVYGGLAVLTTMGWTFMALVLSHCVVLYSVAMVKKKWLCFVAGLTTLASIKLEPYNSWQEALVTGSFDLQDILFYGGCGFSILRCMSFALENCERKDGSYTFCDLLRYNFYLPFFFFGPIMTFDGFHAQVNNTQLTRKDRELWNITTKALRHLGVILVVDVFFHYLYILTIPSDMKLVSKLSDWSLAGLAYSNLVYDWVKAAVMFGVINTVATLDHLDPPQPPKCITMLYVFSETHFDRGINDWLCKYVYDYIGGDHNKIFKELLATFCTFAITTLWLGPCELVYIWSFFNCFGLNFELWVAKLFSLPPLSTIEGVMGEAMSRRIRGVFNAANFWTIVLYNVLALNSLEFAKLVGRRLIFKGFPLSTLSVLFVTYCGVQLVKERERRQALLDDPEPAKAVDEGKEKAE